The following are encoded in a window of Sinomonas cyclohexanicum genomic DNA:
- a CDS encoding MEDS domain-containing protein has protein sequence MHEHSTRARSAARWPTGHIGWVYRGMPEFEGRVASFLAEGHTRRERQVFIADDPRASLWPKYLMARGSLIVLSTAEVYGPERIADATAQRTAFESFLVEARALGYTGLRVAADNTSLTSGPDRLGAWLRWEHEADLLMQAHPMTGLCAFDQTRSDPLTLEAVLSVHRTQHATGPQPVQGPPTAPA, from the coding sequence GTGCACGAGCACAGCACCCGGGCCCGGTCAGCGGCCCGTTGGCCGACCGGCCACATCGGATGGGTGTACCGCGGTATGCCGGAGTTCGAGGGACGGGTCGCGTCATTCCTGGCCGAGGGACACACCCGCCGAGAACGCCAGGTCTTCATCGCCGACGACCCGAGGGCCAGTCTCTGGCCGAAGTACCTCATGGCGCGAGGCAGCCTCATCGTCCTGAGCACCGCCGAGGTCTACGGCCCGGAACGGATTGCCGACGCCACCGCACAGCGGACCGCCTTCGAATCCTTCCTCGTGGAGGCGAGGGCCCTCGGGTACACCGGCCTTCGCGTGGCCGCGGACAACACCAGCCTCACCTCGGGCCCCGACCGACTGGGAGCATGGCTGCGCTGGGAACACGAGGCCGACCTCCTGATGCAGGCACACCCCATGACAGGGCTCTGCGCCTTCGACCAGACCAGAAGCGACCCCCTGACGCTGGAGGCGGTGTTGAGCGTGCATCGGACCCAGCACGCGACCGGCCCCCAGCCCGTGCAGGGTCCCCCCACAGCCCCCGCATAG
- a CDS encoding GAF domain-containing sensor histidine kinase, with product MVDRRPRRTDELPHESTDGARELVRIQGRMDSLMRAVVSIAEDLSLQSVLERVAQSASELLGARYAAIGILGEDHTLGHFITVGVEDEQIRLIGDVPTGHGVLGELITDPRPLRLHNLREHPAAIGFPDEHPPMKTFLGVAIRVRGAVLGNLYLTEKEGGADFTDEDEELATALAAAAGVAIQNARLYEQSRGRQRWLEAGMRAASALLAENPPSHEGDLDLVAEHALAASDAALAVVARPEGDVLRVRTAVGALALAAGEDLRCPAALQRPVQERRAVVLADPVEVFGPEAGEKLGQVLVLTVGQRSPGSGHTWGNRLLLLARQAGAGPFSESDVESGESFGSHVGTALDLTLAHREREQDLLSGDRDRIAQDLHDLVIQRLFAAGLSIQSLRRFTADADAHARIGRLTEEIDESIRDLRGTIYSLRAVPTREEHLSQRLPEAVHESVQNSRIRPRISVAGRIDEVPPVLAGHLLAVAREAVSNAVRHSGASSVTVTLTAEEDAVELVVEDDGRGFANPPRASGLANMERRAASVGGWSRVDSVLGRGTRVCWVAPLAP from the coding sequence ATGGTTGACCGCAGACCCCGCAGGACCGATGAGCTGCCACACGAGTCGACCGACGGGGCCCGGGAGCTGGTGCGGATCCAAGGCCGCATGGACAGCCTCATGCGCGCGGTCGTCTCAATAGCCGAGGACTTGAGCCTGCAGTCGGTGCTCGAGCGGGTCGCCCAGTCCGCGTCAGAGCTGCTCGGGGCCCGCTACGCCGCCATCGGCATCCTCGGCGAGGACCACACACTCGGGCATTTCATCACGGTCGGTGTCGAGGACGAGCAGATCCGGCTCATCGGCGATGTGCCCACCGGCCACGGGGTGCTGGGGGAGCTGATCACCGACCCGCGTCCGCTGCGACTCCACAACCTCCGGGAGCATCCCGCCGCGATCGGATTCCCCGACGAGCACCCGCCGATGAAGACCTTCCTCGGGGTCGCGATCCGGGTCCGCGGCGCGGTGTTGGGCAACCTCTACCTCACGGAGAAGGAGGGCGGGGCGGACTTCACCGACGAAGACGAGGAACTCGCCACCGCCTTGGCGGCCGCGGCCGGGGTCGCGATCCAGAACGCGCGCCTGTACGAGCAGAGCCGCGGACGGCAGCGCTGGCTCGAGGCCGGCATGAGGGCTGCCAGCGCGCTGCTGGCGGAGAATCCACCCTCGCACGAGGGGGACCTGGACCTCGTCGCCGAGCACGCCCTGGCCGCCTCCGATGCGGCACTCGCCGTCGTCGCACGACCAGAGGGCGACGTCCTGCGGGTGCGCACGGCCGTGGGTGCCCTCGCCCTTGCCGCGGGGGAGGACCTCCGCTGCCCCGCGGCCCTCCAGCGGCCCGTGCAGGAACGCCGCGCGGTGGTGCTCGCGGACCCGGTGGAGGTCTTCGGGCCCGAGGCGGGCGAGAAGCTTGGCCAGGTCCTGGTGCTCACCGTGGGGCAGCGCAGCCCCGGGTCCGGGCACACGTGGGGAAACCGGCTGCTCCTGCTCGCCCGGCAGGCTGGCGCGGGCCCATTCTCCGAGTCGGATGTGGAGTCCGGCGAGTCCTTCGGCTCCCACGTGGGAACGGCGCTGGATCTGACTCTGGCCCACCGTGAGCGCGAGCAGGACCTGCTCTCAGGGGACCGGGACCGGATAGCCCAGGACCTGCACGACCTCGTGATCCAGCGCCTTTTCGCGGCGGGGCTGAGTATCCAGAGCCTCCGGCGGTTCACGGCGGATGCGGACGCCCACGCCCGGATCGGAAGGCTCACGGAGGAGATCGATGAGAGCATCCGGGACCTCAGGGGCACGATCTACTCCCTGCGTGCGGTCCCGACGCGTGAGGAGCACCTCTCCCAGAGGCTGCCCGAGGCGGTCCACGAGAGTGTGCAGAACAGCCGCATCAGGCCCCGGATCAGCGTGGCCGGCCGCATTGACGAGGTGCCCCCGGTTCTTGCCGGGCACCTGCTCGCCGTTGCGCGGGAAGCCGTCAGCAACGCCGTCCGCCACTCGGGCGCATCGAGCGTCACGGTGACCCTCACCGCGGAGGAGGACGCCGTGGAGCTCGTGGTCGAGGACGACGGGCGCGGGTTCGCCAACCCTCCGCGGGCCAGCGGCCTGGCCAACATGGAACGCCGCGCCGCATCCGTAGGTGGGTGGAGCCGGGTCGACAGTGTCCTCGGACGTGGCACCCGTGTCTGCTGGGTGGCGCCTCTCGCCCCATAG
- a CDS encoding ABC transporter ATP-binding protein, which yields MIQAKDLAKVYGDKTAVDGVTFTVQPGRVTGFLGPNGAGKSTTMRMIMGLDAPTRGTVTVNGEPYVKHRAPLREIGALLEARAVHPGRTAYTHLRALAATHGIPNSRVSEVIEMTGLGAVARKKVKGFSLGMGQRLGIAAALLGDPQVVVLDEPVNGLDPEGVLWVRNLVKYLASEGRTVFLSSHLMSEMSQTADHLIVIGRGKIIADAPIEDILAGEGRARTRVRTDVPERLAGLLAREGVSIQTQERELLEVSGLGPREIAQTALRNGVLVYELTPLTASLEEAYLELTKDDVEYRSDTGHPHDAGHAPSAAADQPAQNQEANR from the coding sequence ATGATCCAGGCGAAGGACCTGGCCAAGGTCTACGGAGACAAGACGGCCGTGGACGGTGTCACCTTCACCGTCCAGCCCGGCCGCGTCACCGGCTTCCTCGGCCCGAATGGCGCCGGCAAGTCCACCACCATGCGCATGATCATGGGGCTGGACGCGCCCACCCGCGGCACCGTGACCGTCAACGGCGAGCCGTACGTGAAGCACCGGGCGCCGCTGCGCGAGATCGGTGCCCTCCTCGAGGCCCGCGCCGTCCATCCCGGCCGCACCGCGTACACCCACCTGCGCGCGCTCGCCGCGACGCACGGCATCCCCAACTCCCGCGTGAGCGAGGTCATCGAGATGACCGGCCTCGGCGCGGTGGCCCGCAAGAAGGTCAAGGGCTTCTCGCTCGGCATGGGCCAGCGGCTCGGCATCGCCGCGGCGCTGCTCGGCGACCCGCAGGTCGTGGTCCTCGACGAGCCCGTCAACGGCCTCGACCCCGAGGGTGTCCTGTGGGTCCGCAACCTCGTGAAGTACCTCGCCTCGGAGGGCCGCACGGTGTTCCTCTCGAGCCACCTCATGAGCGAGATGTCCCAGACCGCGGACCACCTCATCGTGATCGGCCGCGGGAAGATCATCGCGGACGCCCCCATCGAGGACATCCTCGCCGGCGAGGGCCGCGCCCGCACGCGCGTCCGCACCGACGTCCCCGAGCGGCTCGCCGGGCTCCTGGCGCGCGAGGGCGTGAGCATCCAGACCCAGGAGCGCGAGCTCCTCGAGGTCTCCGGCCTCGGGCCCCGCGAGATCGCCCAGACCGCGCTCCGCAACGGCGTGCTCGTCTACGAGCTCACCCCGCTCACGGCCAGCCTCGAGGAGGCCTACCTCGAGCTCACCAAGGACGACGTCGAGTACCGCTCCGACACCGGCCACCCGCACGACGCCGGCCACGCGCCGTCGGCCGCAGCGGACCAGCCCGCCCAGAATCAGGAGGCGAACCGATGA
- a CDS encoding ABC transporter permease subunit: MSTAVQPTRRPAGPALTGPNFLRVITSERIKLFSLLSTRILLACAVVLMVGFSALQAWGFGQVSQAQQSGAATGRPGEAAVNVAALLPQLPSAGVSFSQLIIGSLAVLMISAEFTSGMSRATFSAVPKRWPVLAAKGVYAVVVGFVLTYVGAYLGGLAAQPILGKYSLHLDMASWDIQRPMLLSAAYVAAVALMGLALGALLRNSAGAIVTLVAALFVLPIIFQLIPNDFFKEARKYLPTNAANAMMEAGSSAPLNTALLEPWQGTLVIVAYVVVLLGAAFTTLKQRDV; this comes from the coding sequence ATGAGCACCGCAGTCCAGCCAACCCGCCGCCCCGCGGGCCCCGCCCTGACCGGCCCGAACTTCCTCCGCGTCATCACCTCCGAGCGGATCAAGCTCTTCTCGCTCCTCTCGACCCGGATCCTGCTGGCGTGCGCGGTGGTGCTCATGGTCGGCTTCTCCGCGCTCCAGGCGTGGGGCTTCGGGCAGGTCTCCCAGGCCCAGCAGTCCGGCGCCGCGACCGGCCGTCCCGGTGAGGCCGCCGTCAACGTGGCGGCCCTCCTGCCGCAGCTTCCGAGCGCGGGCGTCTCCTTCTCGCAGCTCATCATCGGCTCGCTCGCCGTGCTGATGATCAGCGCAGAGTTCACGTCCGGCATGTCCCGTGCGACGTTCTCCGCCGTGCCCAAGCGGTGGCCCGTGCTCGCCGCCAAGGGCGTGTACGCCGTCGTGGTCGGGTTCGTCCTCACCTACGTGGGCGCCTACCTGGGCGGCCTGGCCGCCCAGCCCATCCTCGGCAAGTACAGCCTGCACCTGGACATGGCCAGCTGGGATATCCAGCGGCCCATGCTCCTCAGCGCCGCCTACGTGGCCGCGGTGGCGCTCATGGGCCTCGCACTCGGGGCGCTCCTGCGGAACTCGGCCGGCGCGATCGTGACCCTCGTCGCGGCGCTGTTCGTGCTGCCGATCATCTTCCAGCTCATCCCCAACGACTTCTTCAAGGAGGCCCGCAAGTACCTCCCGACGAATGCCGCCAACGCGATGATGGAGGCCGGCTCGAGCGCGCCGCTCAACACGGCCCTCCTCGAGCCATGGCAGGGCACGCTCGTGATCGTCGCGTACGTGGTGGTGCTGCTCGGGGCCGCGTTCACCACACTCAAGCAGCGGGACGTCTAG
- a CDS encoding efflux RND transporter periplasmic adaptor subunit codes for MNRRTIVINSALGAAALLLSGGIWATVAATARPASTVSSRTVAVSRTSLEETATASGNVSSATTTSVGAGNCTGAVTAIKVTVGQAVKAGTELVDLDPTNAQNAVDAAQAQLDSANAQAGQQAASSANSVAQAQQQLTNAQQTASLDAQQQAATVSAAQKQVDADQAALTQDQSAAAAAPSSTQAASAVTAAQSQLAKDQQALAQAQNQQASSALKDQQQVSSATVSLNSAQNSQANAAPSNTTSAQIALQTAQKNLADCVVKAPADGTVTAVGAVVGAGATGGGSSASSGSTGASGGSGGSGGSGAAASSGSGSSSSSGLVTLTDTGHLQVVAAFSESDVAAMKAGQAATLTFPAIKADAGAAPVTGTVASIAATSTTTNGVVTYAVTVSIANPPAAVRLGESANVSVTTASADNALVVPTLAITTAGTRQTVTVQRNGADAPVAITTGITANGRTQVLTGLNAGDEIVLPSVTGSTDTSTQSTRGGFGGIGGGNGGFGGGTGGTRGGTGGGSNSGTGR; via the coding sequence GTGAACCGCCGAACCATCGTGATCAACAGCGCCCTCGGGGCCGCTGCCCTCCTGCTGAGCGGGGGGATCTGGGCGACGGTCGCCGCGACCGCCCGCCCCGCCAGTACCGTGAGCAGCCGCACGGTCGCCGTCTCGCGCACATCCCTCGAGGAGACGGCGACGGCGTCCGGGAACGTCTCCTCTGCCACGACCACGAGCGTGGGGGCCGGGAACTGCACCGGGGCCGTGACCGCGATCAAGGTGACGGTGGGGCAGGCCGTCAAGGCCGGGACCGAGCTCGTGGACCTCGACCCGACCAACGCCCAGAACGCCGTGGACGCCGCGCAGGCTCAGCTCGACTCGGCCAACGCGCAGGCCGGCCAGCAGGCCGCGAGCTCCGCGAACTCGGTGGCCCAGGCCCAGCAGCAGCTCACGAATGCCCAGCAGACGGCGTCCCTCGATGCCCAGCAGCAGGCCGCGACGGTGTCCGCGGCGCAGAAGCAGGTCGACGCCGACCAGGCCGCCCTCACCCAGGACCAGTCGGCAGCCGCGGCGGCTCCCTCGAGCACACAGGCCGCCTCGGCGGTCACGGCGGCGCAGTCACAGCTGGCCAAGGACCAGCAGGCCCTCGCGCAGGCGCAGAACCAGCAGGCCTCCTCGGCGCTGAAGGACCAGCAGCAGGTGTCCTCGGCGACCGTATCGCTCAACTCCGCCCAGAATTCCCAGGCCAACGCGGCCCCGAGCAACACGACGAGCGCGCAGATCGCGCTGCAGACGGCGCAGAAGAACCTCGCCGACTGCGTGGTCAAGGCCCCTGCGGACGGGACTGTCACCGCGGTGGGCGCCGTGGTGGGCGCCGGTGCGACGGGGGGCGGATCCTCGGCGTCGTCCGGATCCACCGGCGCCTCCGGCGGCAGCGGAGGATCCGGCGGGAGCGGCGCGGCGGCGTCGTCCGGCTCTGGCTCCTCGAGCTCGTCCGGCCTCGTGACGCTCACCGACACGGGCCACCTCCAGGTGGTCGCCGCGTTCTCGGAGTCCGACGTCGCGGCGATGAAGGCCGGCCAGGCGGCGACCCTCACCTTCCCCGCCATCAAGGCCGACGCCGGCGCCGCACCCGTGACGGGCACCGTCGCCTCGATCGCGGCGACCTCGACGACGACCAACGGCGTGGTCACCTACGCCGTGACGGTCTCGATCGCCAACCCGCCCGCCGCGGTGCGCCTCGGCGAGAGCGCCAACGTCTCGGTCACGACGGCGTCCGCAGACAACGCGCTCGTCGTGCCGACGCTCGCCATCACCACCGCGGGGACCCGGCAGACCGTGACCGTTCAGCGCAACGGCGCCGACGCGCCGGTGGCGATCACCACCGGCATCACCGCGAACGGGCGCACTCAGGTGCTCACGGGGCTGAACGCCGGGGACGAGATCGTCCTGCCGAGCGTCACCGGCAGCACGGACACGTCGACGCAGTCCACACGCGGCGGGTTCGGAGGAATCGGCGGCGGCAACGGCGGGTTCGGCGGGGGCACCGGCGGCACGCGAGGGGGCACGGGTGGCGGCAGCAACTCCGGCACCGGCAGGTAG
- a CDS encoding sensor histidine kinase — translation MQAPGTPFALAVPPRRGRVRAYLADHPVAMDWIVVVAATFLAVPLFVEFALHHQWWQFVLLGLEQAALLARRRSPWAVLVVTVAIDAALLYQSPSSSTTSAVVFFALYAVATAAPALVAFGAAVLASVPASVYFAFVYTTPHGIEVPENARYVGLVAAVSLLLMNLLAAGLGAWVRGTREHQAEIRAWAMRRAELASVQERNRIAREMHDVVAHSLTVMVALSDGAAKVAPKDPDRAQQVLGELSRTGRTALADMRRVLGVLRETAGASLAPSPGTESLHSLVAGFRAAGLPATLILEGAPPPSDAAFQLAVYRIVQESLTNALRYGRGMSRADVLVARQDGVVRVRVENDGGAYDGAAPHLGTGGGIAGMRERAALYGGTLHAGPRNGGGWIVETELHWAEGGP, via the coding sequence GTGCAGGCCCCCGGCACCCCGTTCGCGCTCGCGGTCCCGCCTCGGCGGGGCCGCGTCCGCGCGTACCTGGCCGACCACCCGGTCGCGATGGACTGGATCGTGGTCGTCGCCGCGACGTTCCTCGCGGTGCCGTTGTTCGTCGAGTTCGCGCTCCACCACCAGTGGTGGCAGTTCGTGCTCCTGGGCCTCGAGCAGGCCGCCCTCCTCGCACGACGCCGCTCGCCCTGGGCGGTGCTCGTCGTCACCGTCGCGATCGACGCGGCCCTGCTGTACCAGTCTCCGAGCAGCTCCACGACGAGCGCCGTGGTCTTCTTCGCGCTCTATGCCGTGGCGACCGCGGCCCCGGCCCTCGTCGCGTTCGGCGCGGCCGTGCTCGCCTCGGTCCCCGCGTCGGTGTACTTCGCGTTCGTGTACACCACCCCCCACGGGATCGAGGTCCCCGAGAACGCCCGCTACGTGGGACTGGTCGCGGCCGTCTCCCTCCTGCTCATGAACCTCCTCGCCGCCGGCCTCGGGGCATGGGTCCGCGGCACCCGCGAGCACCAGGCCGAGATCCGCGCGTGGGCCATGCGCCGCGCCGAGCTGGCCTCCGTACAGGAGCGCAACCGGATCGCCCGCGAGATGCACGACGTCGTGGCGCACTCGCTCACGGTCATGGTGGCCCTCAGCGACGGCGCCGCGAAGGTCGCCCCCAAGGACCCGGACCGCGCCCAGCAGGTCCTCGGCGAGCTGTCCCGGACCGGCCGCACCGCGCTCGCGGACATGCGGCGGGTCCTCGGCGTGCTGCGCGAGACCGCGGGAGCCAGCCTCGCGCCGTCGCCCGGGACCGAAAGCCTCCACTCGCTCGTGGCGGGCTTCCGTGCCGCCGGGCTCCCGGCGACGCTGATCCTCGAGGGCGCACCGCCGCCGTCGGACGCCGCGTTCCAGCTCGCCGTCTACCGGATCGTGCAGGAGTCGCTCACCAATGCGCTGCGGTACGGGCGGGGGATGAGCCGCGCGGACGTGCTCGTGGCGCGGCAGGACGGCGTGGTGCGGGTCCGGGTCGAGAACGACGGCGGCGCGTACGACGGCGCCGCGCCCCACCTCGGGACGGGCGGCGGCATCGCCGGGATGCGCGAGCGTGCGGCGCTGTACGGGGGCACGCTGCACGCCGGTCCGCGGAACGGTGGAGGATGGATCGTGGAGACCGAGCTGCACTGGGCAGAAGGCGGTCCGTGA